DNA sequence from the Paenibacillus physcomitrellae genome:
CACATTCAGCTCCACGAGCGCTCTGTCTTTCCACAGCGTAGCCGGGCTGCTCCGGTCCAGGCCAAACACGTCCGCCACCTCGGGCAGCTTGTTATATCGGCTCTGATCAGCCAAATTGCGGGCACCGATCTCCGTCTCCATGTACCAGCCGTTAAACGGAGCTGCGGTGTAGCGCAGACCGCCAATCTCCAGCGCCATATCGGCAATAAACGGAACGCCGTACCAGCGCAGGCCCAGCCCGGCAAAAGCCGGGTTGTCCGGATGGGTCAGCGGCACCTCCAGCACAAGCTCCTCCGGCAGCGGGAACCATTCTGGTTCCTGACCGTCGATCTGAATGATCAGCGGCAGCACGTCAAACGGTGTGCCTGCCCCCTCCCACCCGAGGCGAAGCGCCTCACGGGTCAGTTCCAGCGAAGCTGGGTCGCCCAGCACGCCATCTTCCGTCTCATAACCGGCATAACGAATGAATTGATGGTTCCAGATGCGGATTTCCCGTCCTTCCATAGCCTGACGAAAAATCGTAATCGTCGGCTTGACCTTGCCTCCATTGGTAGCGGTGCGCATATGCTCAAAAATAGCCTCCGCCACCTCCGATGCCGTCTCAAGCTGACGGGCATCGCGCACCACCAGCGAATCCCAGAACAGACGGCCGATGCAGCGGCTGCTATTGCGCCAGGCCGCTTTGGCCCCAAATGCCAATTCTTCGGCAGTATGACAGTAAGTGCCTGTTTTCACAAGACTTGACGTAATTTCGTTAATCCGGCGTTCGGCTTCTGCCGGGTCTTTACCCAGCTCCGAATAGCTGGACCGGATGAAGGCCGCGGCATTTTCCAACAGAGCCGCAGCCGTATGATTTTTCAACACTTCCAAACATCCCTTTCTCCGGACAAAAGCTTGAAGCCGTTTACCGGCAAGTGCCGGCGCACCGCTTATAAAGACTCCTGTTCATATTCGTCTATGGCAGTCTCGAATTCATGAATGCTGTTATTGTTGCCTATAACCACCATTATATCATTCGTGTTCATCAAGTCCATCGACGTAGGGGCAATAAGACACCCGCCGGGCTTCTGAACCGCGACAATGCTGCAGCCGAAACGGGAACGGGCATTGACCTCCCCGATCGTCTTTCCGTCAAGCGCGGACGGTACCGTCAGTTCTACGATGCTGTAATCTTTGGACAGTTCAATGTAATCCAGCAAATTTGGCGTCACCAGCTGATGGGCAACCCGAATCCCCATATCGCGTTCAGGAAAAATAACCCGGTCCACGCCAAGCTTCTCCAGAGCCCGGCCGTGCAGTACGGAAATGGCCTTGGCAACAACCTGGCGGATGCCCATTTCTTTGAGCAGGATCGCGGCGAGAATACTCATTTGAATATCGTCTCCGATCGCCACGATACCGCAGTCGAAATTGCGGATGCCCAGTGAACGAAGCATATCCTCATCCGTCGCATCCGCCACCACCGCATAGGTAAGAAAGTTGCTCATTTCATCGACAATCTCTTCATTCCGGTCTACACCAAGCACTTCATACCCTAAATCCATCAATTCAAGCGCGAGACTTGAACCGAAACGGCCGAGGCCGATGACGACAAATTGCTGATTTTTCATAGTTGATCTTTCTTCTCCTTATCCAATAATCATTACAATCATCATTATCCAATAATCATTTGGCCTTCCGGATGCCGGTACAATTCCCGGCCTTTTTTTGGGCCAAGCGCATAAGCTAGAGTAAGCGGACCCAGACGCCCGATAAACATCGTAATACAAATCACAATTTTTCCAAAGACCGTCAGATTTGTTGTCAACCCCATGGACAACCCCACGGTGCTGAAAGCCGAGGTCGTTTCAAACAAAATGCTCAGGAAATTGGCTGATTCCGTTGTAGACAGCACCATCGCGATAAAGATCAGCAGAAACAAAGTCAGCAGCGTAATCGTCAAAGCCTTAACAATCCGTTCTTGTACGATCCGGTACCGGAACATCACGATGTCATCGCGTCCCCTGATCATGGAGAACATCGCCCCGATCAGAATCGCAAAAGTCGTGACC
Encoded proteins:
- a CDS encoding nitric oxide synthase oxygenase; its protein translation is MLKNHTAAALLENAAAFIRSSYSELGKDPAEAERRINEITSSLVKTGTYCHTAEELAFGAKAAWRNSSRCIGRLFWDSLVVRDARQLETASEVAEAIFEHMRTATNGGKVKPTITIFRQAMEGREIRIWNHQFIRYAGYETEDGVLGDPASLELTREALRLGWEGAGTPFDVLPLIIQIDGQEPEWFPLPEELVLEVPLTHPDNPAFAGLGLRWYGVPFIADMALEIGGLRYTAAPFNGWYMETEIGARNLADQSRYNKLPEVADVFGLDRSSPATLWKDRALVELNVAVLHSFKRHGVSIVDHHTAAQQFVRFEEREAAEGREVNGRWTWLIPPLSPAATPIWDRPYQEREVSPNYVYQDRPYGPGSGEGSEGAGDRTSAGASRKIEGADPVGTSHSDDEGRPPKQGCPFHF
- a CDS encoding potassium channel family protein, yielding MKNQQFVVIGLGRFGSSLALELMDLGYEVLGVDRNEEIVDEMSNFLTYAVVADATDEDMLRSLGIRNFDCGIVAIGDDIQMSILAAILLKEMGIRQVVAKAISVLHGRALEKLGVDRVIFPERDMGIRVAHQLVTPNLLDYIELSKDYSIVELTVPSALDGKTIGEVNARSRFGCSIVAVQKPGGCLIAPTSMDLMNTNDIMVVIGNNNSIHEFETAIDEYEQESL